From the Carya illinoinensis cultivar Pawnee chromosome 4, C.illinoinensisPawnee_v1, whole genome shotgun sequence genome, one window contains:
- the LOC122308083 gene encoding probable caffeoyl-CoA O-methyltransferase At4g26220 isoform X3, protein MEQYTKTLLSKGLLQSEDLYRYILETSVYPREPEPLKELRHVTAGHPRAKLATSPDSGQLMAMLLKLVNAKKTIEVGVYTGYSLLLTALTIPEDGKIIAIDVNRETFEIGLPIIKKAGVADKIDFIESEALPALDQLLQNTENEGSFDFAFVDADKGNYWNYHERMMKLLKVGGVVVYDNTLWSGTVILSDELVPENLKQWKEPTIEFNKLVAADPRVQLSHASVGDGMAICTRLY, encoded by the exons ATGGAGCAATATACGAAAACATTACTTTCAAAGGGCTTATTGCAGAGTGAAGATTTGTACCGG TATATCTTGGAGACGAGTGTGTACCCACGTGAACCAGAACCTCTCAAGGAGCTAAGGCATGTCACTGCTGGCCACCCTCG TGCCAAGTTGGCTACTTCACCAGATTCAGGTCAGTTGATGGCCATGCTGTTAAAGCTGGTAAATGCCAAGAAGACTATTGAAGTTGGCGTTTACACAGGATACTCTCTTCTCCTGACTGCTCTTACAATTCCAGAGGATGGCAAG ATCATAGCCATAGATGTAAATCGGGAGACATTTGAAATTGGATTGCCAATTATAAAGAAAGCTGGTGTTGCAGATAAAATTGATTTCATCGAGTCCGAGGCTTTACCAGCTCTTGATCAACTATTACAAAAT ACCGAGAATGAAGGGAGTTTCGACTTTGCTTTTGTTGATGCAGACAAGGGTAATTATTGGAACTACCATGAGAGAATGATGAAACTACTGAAAGTGGGTGGGGTGGTTGTATACGATAACACACTTTGGTCAGGAACAGTTATACTGTCTGATGAGTTGGTTCCAGAGAACTTGAAACAGTGGAAGGAGCCGACAATTGAGTTTAACAAATTAGTGGCAGCTGATCCTCGTGTCCAATTGTCACATGCTTCCGTAGGTGATGGCATGGCAATCTGCACTCGTCTCTACTGA
- the LOC122308082 gene encoding uncharacterized protein LOC122308082, with translation MSMLHRSFKPAKCKTALKLAVSRIKLLKNKREAQLKQLKREVAQLLESGQDRTARIRVEHVVREEKTTAAYELIEIYCELIVARLSIIESQKNCPIDLKEAISSVIFAAPRCADIPELMDIRKQFTAKYGKDFVSSAIELRPDCGVGRMLVEKLSAKAPDGQTKMKILSTIAEEHNVKWDPNSLEEQDTRPPEDILNGPNTFEKASKIYVEPHVQVPSIHDGKGPPSVPILPKHDVPGNFFEHNARSSSRLRNSDSDIGAEGGATFGTFQADMGSSGNETEETESRHSYSGSGDAPSMGRQNWNMEFKDATAAAQAAAESAERASMAARAAAELSSRAKVIKQYSMKSHKSSTDVLSGEGSQKYSASESQGEHLAKRPVSNAFPGRISSIHDEQIDHAERDILAGATESFYRDEHKDNATYTWSASSKSTTASIYKNPLANISQETDRYPQKTLSELKNRESLGGVSLKKQSSNNEIKILGELNDDTESENSNNEIEFFGELNDGTESEKVNYIGDLGTRRQSSRASSDSYSHTFINDHNDNLNLNHTKLGSDVGQRPFVIDEGNSHSDNEKTTSYDKGSVVFDEYGSDDGDDYKFDVQNEFKGQESSLYFSSPGRKSAVNLLQNTDTWRHGKNMEEPFEKSISQSHSFSGQHSTHVFPESYTVPTEPRDSLDATYDNSDDQSSDDNENLEKSKFVANTEPGIYPSKQDDYERNSELNKSASHGLIGSSSAEMEHVAYKREPLLPPSSVDSDPMEVRLEKNQGKEFHAVSDRKFGNSDLPSSKHEITGLHSRIEDKEHMPQLPDTWKDNELLKESSLESGNELRFGKLTGGLRNKGLRRPPYSRDQSGHASLFKQASGDSSSKIEQFSSSVMVRTTINPDAHNQEPHNQKVTSKQSKEPSSKDLVFSSDSDNDDSEQLSPQNISINQEPYNRKLGTELNKNSSSNIPIPYFDVDTSDSEEDLPKQASTRNVRPITVFSRRTKAPSSSTRSSYLKATDGSEASLTPDYGARRKSSSRSSHATEVPAKPMSQTKSLDHLGSSERHVTAEQSTSKPMPASKRSLNEESLKSSTRKYSSSSLPKTQTSGSSKISESASPSMETPPTEKASHVHPKLPDYDTLAAKFQSLRRSSE, from the exons GTTGAACATGTTGTCAGGGAGGAGAAGACAACAGCAGCATATGAACTTATTGAGATATACTGCGAACTTATTGTGGCACGTCTATCAATCATTGAGTCACAAAA AAACTGTCCCATTGATCTGAAGGAAGCAATTTCAAGCGTAATATTTGCAGCTCCAAGATGTGCAGACATTCCCGAGCTAATGGATATTCGCAAACAGTTTACTGCTAAATATGGAAAAGATTTTGTCTCTTCTGCAATTGAATTACGTCCAGATTGTGGTGTAGGCCGTATG TTGGTTGAGAAATTATCAGCCAAAGCACCTGATGGCCAGAccaagatgaaaatcttgagtacCATTGCTGAGGAACATAATGTCAAATGGGATCCTAACTCCTTAGAGGAGCAAGATACCAGGCCCCCTGAGGATATTCTG AATGGACCAAACACTTTTGAGAAGGCCAGTAAAATATATGTGGAGCCTCATGTCCAAGTTCCATCTATTCATGATGGCAAGGGACCTCCTAGTGTTCCAATTCTGCCTAAACATGATGTACCTGGAAATTTCTTTGAGCACAATGCAAGATCATCATCTCGCTTGCGAAATTCTGATTCAGATATTGGGGCTGAAGGAGGTGCAACATTTGGCACTTTTCAAGCAGATATGGGATCTTCAG GAAATGAAACTGAAGAGACAGAGTCTAGGCATTCATATTCTGGCAGTGGCGATGCTCCTTCAATGGGTAGGCAGAATTGGAATATGGAATTTAAGGATGCTACTGCTGCTGCACAGGCTGCTGCTGAATCGGCAGAGCGAGCAAGTATGGCTGCCAGAGCAGCTGCAGAGCTTTCTAGCCGTGCGAAGGTCATTAAGCAATATTCTATGAAATCACACAAGTCTTCTACTGATGTGCTAAGCGGTGAAGGGTCTCAAAAATATTCTGCTTCCGAATCTCAAGGTGAACACCTTGCCAAACGTCCAGTTAGTAATGCCTTTCCTGGAAGAATTTCTTCAATACATGATGAGCAAATTGATCACGCTGAACGAGATATCCTGGCTGGAGCAACTGAAAGCTTTTACAGGGATGAGCATAAGGACAATGCTACATATACCTGGTCAGCTTCCTCGAAGTCAACTACAGCTTCCATTTATAAGAATCCATTGGCAAATATTTCCCAAGAGACAGATAGATATCCTCAAAAGACTTTGTCTGAGCTGAAGAACAGAGAATCTTTAGGTGGAGTAAGCTTGAAGAAACAATCTAGCaacaatgagataaaaattttaggtGAACTGAATGATGATACAGAATCTGAGAACAGCAACAATGAGATAGAATTTTTTGGTGAGCTGAATGATGGTACAGAATCTGAGAAGGTTAATTATATTGGAGATTTAGGGACCAGAAGGCAATCCAGCAGAGCTTCTTCTGATTCTTATTCTCACACTTTTATTAATGACCACAATGATAATTTGAATTTGAACCACACGAAGTTAGGGAGTGATGTTGGTCAGAGACCTTTTGTTATTGATGAAGGAAACAGCCATAGTGACAATGAGAAGACAACTTCTTATGACAAGGGTTCTGTAGTTTTTGATGAATATGGCTCAGATGATGGTGATGACTATAAATTCGATGTACAAAATGAATTCAAGGGACAAGAATCGAGTTTGTATTTTTCATCTCCAGGTAGAAAATCAGCTGTAAATCTCTTACAAAATACAGATACTTGGAGACACGGGAAAAACATGGAAGAACCATTTGAAAAGTCCATTTCTCAATCACATTCTTTCAGTGGGCAGCATTCTACACATGTATTTCCTGAAAGTTATACAGTTCCTACAGAACCACGTGACTCGTTGGATGCAACGTATGACAATTCAGATGACcaaagttcagatgataatgaGAATCTAGAGAAATCAAAGTTTGTTGCGAATACGGAGCCTGGTATATATCCTAGCAAACAGGATGATTACGAAAGAAATTCTGAGTTGAACAAGAGTGCAAGTCATGGTTTAATAGGATCCTCATCTGCAGAGATGGAACATGTGGCATATAAGAGAGAGCCATTGTTGCCACCCTCGTCAGTTGATTCGGATCCCATGGAAGTACGCCTCGAAAAAAACCAAGGAAAAGAGTTTCACGCTGTATCTGATAGAAAGTTTGGTAATAGTGACCTGCCATCTTCAAAACATGAGATAACTGGATTGCATTCCAGGATTGAGGACAAGGAGCACATGCCACAGTTACCGGATACTTGGAAAGATAATGAACTTCTGAAAGAGTCTAGTTTAGAAAGTGGTAACGAGTTGAGGTTTGGAAAGTTAACAGGAGGCCTTCGGAATAAGGGTCTCAGGCGTCCACCTTATTCTCGGGATCAATCAGGCCATGcctcattattcaaacaagcATCAGGCGATTCTTCTTCCAAGATTGAGCAATTTTCTTCTTCAGTAATGGTCAGGACTACAATTAATCCTGATGCTCACAATCAAGAGCCACACAATCAGAAAgtaacttcaaaacaaagtaaagAACCGAGCTCAAAAGATCTGGTCTTCTCTTCTGATTCTGATAATGATGATTCAGAGCAACTCTCACCACAGAATATTAGTATCAATCAAGAGCCATACAATCGGAAACTAGGAACTGAACTCAATAAGAATTCAAGCTCAAATATCCCAATTCCATATTTTGATGTAGATACTAGTGATTCTGAGGAAGATCTTCCTAAACAGGCTTCCACCAGGAATGTACGCCCAATTACTGTGTTTTCGCGAAGGACAAAAGCTCCTTCTTCAAGTACAAGGAGTTCTTATTTGAAGGCTACAGATGGTTCTGAGGCGTCATTGACTCCTGACTATGGAGCGAGAAGGAAATCCTCTTCGAGGAGCTCCCATGCTACCGAAGTTCCAGCAAAGCCCATGTCCCAGACCAAGAGCTTGGATCATTTGGGAAGTTCTGAGCGGCATGTGACAGCAGAGCAGTCAACTTCTAAGCCAATGCCAGCATCCAAGAGGTCCTTGAATGAGGAAAGTTTAAAGTCATCCACAAGGAAATACTCCTCCAGTTCTCTTCCAAAGACACAAACATCAGGTAGCTCCAAAATTTCAGAATCTGCAAGTCCGAGTATGGAGACTCCACCTACAGAAAAGGCTAGTCATGTTCACCCAAAGCTTCCTGACTACGATACCCTAGCTGCAAAATTCCAGTCTCTACGACGGAGTAGCGAATGA
- the LOC122308083 gene encoding probable caffeoyl-CoA O-methyltransferase At4g26220 isoform X1, giving the protein MYNLESSNIEGMEQYTKTLLSKGLLQSEDLYRYILETSVYPREPEPLKELRHVTAGHPRAKLATSPDSGQLMAMLLKLVNAKKTIEVGVYTGYSLLLTALTIPEDGKIIAIDVNRETFEIGLPIIKKAGVADKIDFIESEALPALDQLLQNTENEGSFDFAFVDADKGNYWNYHERMMKLLKVGGVVVYDNTLWSGTVILSDELVPENLKQWKEPTIEFNKLVAADPRVQLSHASVGDGMAICTRLY; this is encoded by the exons ATGTATAATCTCG agtCCTCTAATATTGAAGGAATGGAGCAATATACGAAAACATTACTTTCAAAGGGCTTATTGCAGAGTGAAGATTTGTACCGG TATATCTTGGAGACGAGTGTGTACCCACGTGAACCAGAACCTCTCAAGGAGCTAAGGCATGTCACTGCTGGCCACCCTCG TGCCAAGTTGGCTACTTCACCAGATTCAGGTCAGTTGATGGCCATGCTGTTAAAGCTGGTAAATGCCAAGAAGACTATTGAAGTTGGCGTTTACACAGGATACTCTCTTCTCCTGACTGCTCTTACAATTCCAGAGGATGGCAAG ATCATAGCCATAGATGTAAATCGGGAGACATTTGAAATTGGATTGCCAATTATAAAGAAAGCTGGTGTTGCAGATAAAATTGATTTCATCGAGTCCGAGGCTTTACCAGCTCTTGATCAACTATTACAAAAT ACCGAGAATGAAGGGAGTTTCGACTTTGCTTTTGTTGATGCAGACAAGGGTAATTATTGGAACTACCATGAGAGAATGATGAAACTACTGAAAGTGGGTGGGGTGGTTGTATACGATAACACACTTTGGTCAGGAACAGTTATACTGTCTGATGAGTTGGTTCCAGAGAACTTGAAACAGTGGAAGGAGCCGACAATTGAGTTTAACAAATTAGTGGCAGCTGATCCTCGTGTCCAATTGTCACATGCTTCCGTAGGTGATGGCATGGCAATCTGCACTCGTCTCTACTGA
- the LOC122306066 gene encoding probable caffeoyl-CoA O-methyltransferase At4g26220 isoform X1 yields the protein MEQNTKKLLTKGLLQSEDLCQYILETSVYPREPEPLKELRHVTAAHPRATMATAPDAGQLMAMLLKLVNAKKTIEVGVFTGYSLLLTALTIPEDGKIMAIDVNRETFEIGLPIIKKAGVAEKIDFIESEALPVLDQLLQNPDNEGSFDFAFVDADKINYWNYHERLMKLIKVGGVVVYDNTLWAGTVVMPDRLVPEFMKPGKKSTIELNKLLAADPRVQLSHASIGDGITICMRLY from the exons ATGGAgcaaaatactaaaaaattacTTACCAAGGGTTTATTGCAGAGTGAAGATTTGTGCCAG TATATCTTGGAGACGAGTGTGTACCCACGGGAACCAGAACCTCTCAAGGAGCTAAGGCATGTTACTGCTGCCCACCCTCG TGCTACGATGGCTACTGCACCAGATGCAGGTCAGCTGATGGCCATGCTGTTAAAGCTGGTGAATGCAAAAAAGACTATTGAAGTTGGCGTTTTCACAGGATACTCTCTTCTCCTGACTGCTCTTACAATTCCAGAGGATGGCAAG ATCATGGCCATAGATGTAAATCGGGAGACATTTGAAATTGGATTGCCAATAATTAAGAAAGCTGGTGTAgcagaaaaaattgatttcatcGAGTCTGAGGCTTTACCAGTTCTTGATCAACTCTTGCAAAAT CCTGACAACGAAGGGAGTTTCGACTTTGCATTTGTTGATGCAGACAAGATTAATTATTGGAACTACCATGAGAGGCTGATGAAACTGATAAAGGTCGGTGGGGTGGTTGTCTATGATAACACACTCTGGGCTGGAACAGTTGTAATGCCTGATCGGTTGGTTCCGGAGTTCATGAAACCAGGCAAGAAGTCGACAATCGAGCTTAACAAATTACTTGCAGCTGATCCTCGTGTCCAATTGTCACATGCTTCCATAGGTGACGGGATCACGATATGCATGCGTCTCTACTGA
- the LOC122308083 gene encoding probable caffeoyl-CoA O-methyltransferase At4g26220 isoform X2, protein MYNLGMEQYTKTLLSKGLLQSEDLYRYILETSVYPREPEPLKELRHVTAGHPRAKLATSPDSGQLMAMLLKLVNAKKTIEVGVYTGYSLLLTALTIPEDGKIIAIDVNRETFEIGLPIIKKAGVADKIDFIESEALPALDQLLQNTENEGSFDFAFVDADKGNYWNYHERMMKLLKVGGVVVYDNTLWSGTVILSDELVPENLKQWKEPTIEFNKLVAADPRVQLSHASVGDGMAICTRLY, encoded by the exons ATGTATAATCTCG GAATGGAGCAATATACGAAAACATTACTTTCAAAGGGCTTATTGCAGAGTGAAGATTTGTACCGG TATATCTTGGAGACGAGTGTGTACCCACGTGAACCAGAACCTCTCAAGGAGCTAAGGCATGTCACTGCTGGCCACCCTCG TGCCAAGTTGGCTACTTCACCAGATTCAGGTCAGTTGATGGCCATGCTGTTAAAGCTGGTAAATGCCAAGAAGACTATTGAAGTTGGCGTTTACACAGGATACTCTCTTCTCCTGACTGCTCTTACAATTCCAGAGGATGGCAAG ATCATAGCCATAGATGTAAATCGGGAGACATTTGAAATTGGATTGCCAATTATAAAGAAAGCTGGTGTTGCAGATAAAATTGATTTCATCGAGTCCGAGGCTTTACCAGCTCTTGATCAACTATTACAAAAT ACCGAGAATGAAGGGAGTTTCGACTTTGCTTTTGTTGATGCAGACAAGGGTAATTATTGGAACTACCATGAGAGAATGATGAAACTACTGAAAGTGGGTGGGGTGGTTGTATACGATAACACACTTTGGTCAGGAACAGTTATACTGTCTGATGAGTTGGTTCCAGAGAACTTGAAACAGTGGAAGGAGCCGACAATTGAGTTTAACAAATTAGTGGCAGCTGATCCTCGTGTCCAATTGTCACATGCTTCCGTAGGTGATGGCATGGCAATCTGCACTCGTCTCTACTGA
- the LOC122306066 gene encoding probable caffeoyl-CoA O-methyltransferase At4g26220 isoform X2, translating to MEQNTKKLLTKGLLQSEDLCQYILETSVYPREPEPLKELSATMATAPDAGQLMAMLLKLVNAKKTIEVGVFTGYSLLLTALTIPEDGKIMAIDVNRETFEIGLPIIKKAGVAEKIDFIESEALPVLDQLLQNPDNEGSFDFAFVDADKINYWNYHERLMKLIKVGGVVVYDNTLWAGTVVMPDRLVPEFMKPGKKSTIELNKLLAADPRVQLSHASIGDGITICMRLY from the exons ATGGAgcaaaatactaaaaaattacTTACCAAGGGTTTATTGCAGAGTGAAGATTTGTGCCAG TATATCTTGGAGACGAGTGTGTACCCACGGGAACCAGAACCTCTCAAGGAGCTAAG TGCTACGATGGCTACTGCACCAGATGCAGGTCAGCTGATGGCCATGCTGTTAAAGCTGGTGAATGCAAAAAAGACTATTGAAGTTGGCGTTTTCACAGGATACTCTCTTCTCCTGACTGCTCTTACAATTCCAGAGGATGGCAAG ATCATGGCCATAGATGTAAATCGGGAGACATTTGAAATTGGATTGCCAATAATTAAGAAAGCTGGTGTAgcagaaaaaattgatttcatcGAGTCTGAGGCTTTACCAGTTCTTGATCAACTCTTGCAAAAT CCTGACAACGAAGGGAGTTTCGACTTTGCATTTGTTGATGCAGACAAGATTAATTATTGGAACTACCATGAGAGGCTGATGAAACTGATAAAGGTCGGTGGGGTGGTTGTCTATGATAACACACTCTGGGCTGGAACAGTTGTAATGCCTGATCGGTTGGTTCCGGAGTTCATGAAACCAGGCAAGAAGTCGACAATCGAGCTTAACAAATTACTTGCAGCTGATCCTCGTGTCCAATTGTCACATGCTTCCATAGGTGACGGGATCACGATATGCATGCGTCTCTACTGA